In the genome of Neisseria lactamica, the window GCGAAGCGGTGGACGCAGGCAGCATCCCGTATTCCGCCGTTACCCAGCCTTGGTTTTTACCACGCAAAAACGGTGGGACATTTTCATCCACGGAAGCGGTACAGATAACTTTGGTATTACCGCATTCAATAAGACACGAACCGTCCGTATGCGGCAGGAAATGAGGGGTGATTTTGATATCGCGCAGGCTGTCGGCGGCGCGTGAGGTGCGGATGTAATCGGACACGGTTGCTCCGTTTGTCAAAAAAGGCTGTGTTCCAATGCAATGCCGGGCCGTCCGCTGGTTGGAAAATACTTTTCATCTGCCAAAACAGATTTCCGACCGGGCAGAAAACAAACGCCTTGCCCATAAGCCGAACCGGCGGATGACGGAAACACAAGCGAAAAAATCAAAAAGCCTTAAATATGAAGAAATCACATTTAAGGCGGACGGACGGGGAAACTTTACGCCTCTTCGGCTTTGCTGCGGATAATCAGAAGCGGCAGGTGGCTTTGGCGCATTACCGTTTCGGCGAAACTGCCCATCAGAAGGTGCATCAGCCCGGTACGTCCGTGCGTGCCCAACACCAGCAGGTCGGCACCGTTTTCATCGGCATAATCGACCAAATCCTGCGCCATTTCGCGCGCGCCTTTGTTCGCCACCAAGAGGTGTTTGACCGTATTTCCGACACCCAGTTCGCGGGCAATCCTCTCGGCATTGTCCAAAACCTCGTTGCCTTGTGCGACGGCGGCGGCTTCGTAGCTTTCGTGTTGCAAAAATTCGGGGGCAAGCGCCATATATTCGGCAGGATTGGCAACGTGCACCAAAGTCAGGCGCGCATTGTTGACGCCGGCAAGTTCGGCGGCGTGTTTCAGGGCATTGATGGACGTTTCACTGCCGTCGACGGCAACGACCAAATGTTTGTACATAATCGTATCCTCCTTTTGCACCGCCTCGCGGCGCCGTTTCATCAGGTTCGCGCAAAGGCTGTCTGCGCCGTTTCATTATAGTCCCGCCGCCGGGTTTTATACAACAGCCGAACAGCCCGGCCGCTTTACAGTATAATACGCCGCCGTCGGACGGTAGGACGTTTCCCACCGGCTTCCGTTTACGCTTCATTTGATGCAACCTTACAGGATTTGACTTATGACCGGCACCGGTTTGAACCTTTCGCGCCGCTTCGGCGGCATTGCGCGGCTCTACGGAGACGAAGCACTCTCACACTTTGCCGATGCCCACGTCTGCGTAGTCGGCGTAGGCGGAGTCGGCTCTTGGGCTGTCGAAGCTTTGGCAAGGACGGGCATCGGGCGTTTGACTTTGATTGATTTGGACAACGTTGCCGAATCGAATGTCAACCGCCAGCTGCACGCCCTGACCGGCGACTTCGGCAAAGCAAAAGTTACCGCCTTGCGCGAACGTATTACACAAATCAATCCGCAATGCGAAGTATTTGAAATTGAAGATTTCGTTACCGAAGACAATTTGCCGGAATACTTCGGAAAAGGTTTTGATTTCGTCATCGACGCGATCGACCAAGTGCGCGTCAAAGCGGCAATGGCGGCTTATTTTGTGGAAAACCGGCAGCCTTTCATCGTCAGCGGCGGCGCGGGCGGGCAGAAAAACCCCGCCCTGATTCAAACCGCCGACTTAAGCCGCGTAACCCACGACCCGCTGCTTGCCAACCTGCGCTATACCTTACGGAAACGCTACGGCTTCAGCCGCGATACGAAAGCAAAAATGCGCGTGCCGTGCGTGTTCTCAACCGAAAACATCACACCGCCGCAATCGGGTGCGGCGTGTTCTGCCGATGCCGCACCGCAGGGCTTGTCGTGCGCCGGCTACGGTGCAAGCATGCTCGTTACCGCTTCGTTCGGGCTATATTGCGCACAGGCGGCGGTGGAACACATCGCGGGCAAAAAATAAGCAATGCCGTCTGAAACAGGATTCAGACGGCATTTGAACAAACTATGGTTATGATTTAGGACAACAAAGGATACGGATAAAAAATAACACAAAATATATGATTCCTAATAATATACCAAGTATCGGAGAGCTATTTAATGGAATTCGTTAATAATTTAGTTATTTTTTCATTTTTATTACTAATACTTATTCCGATATTTTTTGTAGTATATGGTATATACCATAAGATACGTTGTCGCAAAATATGTATCCTAAGAACAAGTTTTACATTATTAGTGGTAATACTTTACAGTATGTATTACATATATTGCCGTTATCTTGACCAACAAAAAGTAGCTTATTATTGCATAGATAAACAATGTATTTCTATTGTTCATCTATACAAAGATTATGGTATAAACTCTCCCACATATGCGAGAATTTACGCAGGAAAAATATTGTTTAGATTTCAAGTAAGAGCTAAAAATTACGCTGAATTACTTATGGAAGATGATATATCAATTAGTAAAAAAATTTTGGGGAATAAATTTATCATTTATGGGTCGCTACCTGTAATATACGGTAATGTAGATAATATTGAAGTAAAAGAAGCTACTGGTTATATAGATAGAGCCAGTACTGATTATATTGTCTCAAGAAACTTAAAATTCAGACATTTATATTAATTAAGAGGTTTTAGCAAGACCGTATTCACAACCTGCTCCTTTTCAAAACATTTGCATTTAAAAGCCGTTATAATGCCGTCTGAACATCTGCCCGACCACATTACGCGTGAATGCCGGCAGATTGTTTTCTTTTGTAAACTTAATATTGAAATCCACTTACCGATTCACGCCATGCCGCCCATTCCTGCCCCATCCGCACCATCCGAGCACACCGTCGCATGGGTATTCGGCCAACCCGTTACCGATTTGCCCCGGGATTTGTTTATTCCGCCCGACGCGCTGAAAGTCGTATTGGGCAGTTTTCAAGGCCCTTTGGATTTGCTGCTGTATCTGATCCGCAAACAGAACATCGATGTTCTCGATATTCCGATGGTGGAAATTACCGGGCAGTATCTGCACTACATTGCCCAAATGGAAGCCTATCAGTTTGATTTGGCGGCGGAATATCTTTTGATGGCGGCGGTATTGATTGAGATTAAATCCCGCCTGCTGCTGCCGCGCCCCGAAGAAACCGAAGAAAACGAGGCCGACCCGCGTGCCGAGCTGGTGCGCCGCCTGCTGGCTTACGAACAAATGAAGCTGGCGGCACAGGGCTTGGACGCGCTGCCCCGCGCCGGACGGGATTTCGCGTGGGCATATCTGCCTTTGGAAATCGCCGCCGAGGTCAGGCTGCCCGAAGTCTATATTACCGACCTGACGCAGGCTTGGCTGAGTATTTTGTCGCGGGCGAAACACACGCGCAGCCACGAAGTCATCCAAGAAACCCTTTCCGTGCGCGCGCAAATGGCGGCAATCCTGCGCCGTCTGAACGGACACGGGATATGCGGGTTTCACGACCTGTTCAAGCCCGGACAGGGTGCGGCTTATGTAGTGGTCAATTTCATCGCGCTGCTGGAGCTTGCCAAGGAAGGCTTGGTCAGAATCGTGCAGGAAGACGGTTTCGGGGAAATCCGAATCAGCCCCAATCATCAAGAAACGCCTTCAGACGGCATTTTCGGCACACAGGGCGGGCGCGATGTGTTCTAATACGCCCCAAGCCGCCAACAGAAATCGGGAGACACGCCATATGACCGGCATCATACATTCGCTGCTTGACACCGACCTCTACAAATTCACTATGCTGCAAGTAGTTCTGCACCAGTTTCCGCAGACGCACAGCCTTTACGAATTCCGATGCCGCAATGCCTCGACTCCCTATCCGCTTGCCGACATCAGGGAAGACTTGGAAGCCGAACTCGACGCGCTCTGCCGGCTGCGCTTCACCCACGACGAACTCGACTACCTCCGCAGCCTGCGCTTCATCAAAAGCGACTTTGTCGATTATCTCGAACTCTTCCAGCTCCAACGCCGCTTTGTCGAAGTCGGCACAGACGATAAAGGCCGTCTGAACATCCGCATCGAAGGCCCGATGATACAGGCGATGTTTTTTGAAATCTTCATCCTCGCCATTGTCAACGAACTTTACTTCCGCCGGCTGGAAACCCCCGCCGTTATCGAAGAAGGCGAACGCCGGCTTCAAGCCAAAGCCGCGCGCCTGAAAGAAATCGCCGCCGCACAAAACCCCGACGAACCGCCCTTCCTGATTTCCGACTTCGGCACGCGCCGCCGCTACAAGCTCGCGTGGCAGGAACACGTCATCCGCACCCTGCTCGAAGCCGCACCCGGCATCGTACGCGGGACCAGCAACGTTTATCTCGCCAAAAAACTCGGCATTACCCCCATCGGCACCATGGCGCACGAGTTCCTGCAGGCATTCCAGGCCCTCGATGTGCGCCTGCGGAATTTCCAAAAAGCCGCGCTCGAAAGCTGGGTACACGAATACCGGGGCGATTTGGGCGTTGCCCTGACCGACGTTGTCGGTATGGATGCCTTCCTGCGCGATTTCGACCTCTATTTCGCCAAACTCTTCGACGGTCTGCGCCACGACAGCGGCGACCCTTACGTTTGGGGCGACAAAGCCTACGCCCACTATCAAAAGCTCAAAATCGACAGCCGCACCAAAATGCTGACCTTCTCCGACGGGCTGGACATCGAACGCTCTTGGGCATTGCACCAATATTTCAAAGACCGCTTCAAAACCGGCTTCGGCATCGGCACCAACCTCACCAACGATATGGGGCATACGCCCTTGAATATCGTGTTGAAACTGGTCGAATGCAACGGGCAGTCCGTCGCCAAGCTGTCCGACTCTCCGGGCAAAACCATGACCAACAACAGCACCTTCCTCGCCTACCTGCGCCAAGTGTTCGACGTACCCGAACCCGAAACGCCGTAAACCGGCAGAAAAAGCGCACAATTCCTGTTTCTGCCGCATAAAATCTTTTAAAATACCGCCTGATTTGAATTTAACCGAAAGACCGAACTTCATGAACCTACATCAAACCGTCGAACGCGAAGCCGCCGCCGCCTTTGCCGCCGCAGGCATCTCCGGCAGCCCCGTTGTCTTGCAGCCGACCAAAAACGCCGAACACGGCGATTTCCAAATCAACGGCGTGATGGGTGCGGCGAAAAAAGCCAAACAAAATCCGCGCGAATTGGCGCAAAAAGTGGCTGAAGCATTGGCGGACAACGCCGTAATCGAAAGCGCGGAGGTAGCCGGTCCGGGTTTCATCAACCTGCGTCTGCGCCCCGAATTTCTCGCGCAAAACATTCAGACGGCCTTGAACGACGCGCGTTTCGGCGTGGCAAAAACTGACAAGCCAAAAACCGTCGTCATCGACTATTCTTCGCCCAATCTGGCGAAGGAAATGCACGTCGGACACCTCCGTTCCAGCATCATCGGCGACAGCATTTCGCGCGTGTTGGCATTTATGGGCAACACCGTCGTCCGCCAAAACCACGTCGGCGACTGGGGTACGCAGTTCGGTATGTTGGTCGCTTATCTGGTCGAGCAGCAAAAAGACAATGCCGCGTTCGAGCTGGCGGATTTAGAGCAGTTTTACCGCGCCGCCAAAGTGCGCTTTGACGAAGACCCCGCCTTTGCCGACACCGCGCGCGAATACGTTGTAAAGCTGCAAGGCGGCGATGAAACCGTATTGGCATTGTGGAAACAGTTTGTCGATATTTCGCTCTCGCACGCCCAAGCCGTTTACGACACGCTGGGCTTGAAGCTGCGCCCCGAAGACGTGGCAGGCGAATCGAAGTACAACGACGATTTACAAGCCGTGGTCGATGATTTGGTTCAAAAAGGCTTGGCGGTCGAAGACGACGGCGCAAAAGTCGTGTTCTTGGACGAGTTTAAAAACAAAGAGGGCGAACCTGCCGCATTTATCGTGCAAAAACAAGGCGGCGGCTTCCTTTATGCTTCCACCGACTTGGCGTGTTTGCGCTACCGCATAGGCCGTCTGAAAGCCGACCGCCTGCTGTACGTCGTCGACCACCGCCAAGCCCTGCACTTTGAGCAACTCTTTACCACTTCACGCAAAGCCGGCTATTTGCCGGAAGATGCAAAAGCCGAGTTTATCGGCTTCGGCACGATGATGGGCAAAGACGGCAAACCGTTCAAAACGCGCAGCGGCGACACTGTAAAACTGGTCGATCTGCTGACCGAAGCCGTCGAACGCGCCACCGCTTTGGTGAAAGAGAAAAATCCCGAATTGGGCGCGGACGAAGCGGCGAAAATCGGCAAAACCGTCGGCATCGGCGCGGTCAAATACGCCGATTTGAGCAAAAACCGCACCAGCGATTATGTGTTCGACTGGGACGCCATGCTCTCGTTTGAAGGCAACACCGCCCCCTACCTGCAATATGCCTACACCCGCGTGCAAAGCGTGTTCCGCAAAGCAGGCGAATGGGACGCAACTGCGCCAACCGTTTTGACCGAACCTTTGGAAAAACAACTAGCCGCCGAGCTGCTGAAATTCGAAGACGTGCTGCAAAGCGTGGCGGACACGGCGTATCCGCACTACCTCGCCGCCTACCTCTACCAAATTGCCACCCTGTTCAGCCGCTTCTACGAAGCCTGCCCGATTTTGAAAGCCGAAAGCGCAAGCCGCAACAGCCGCCTGCAACTGGCAAAACTCACCGGCGACACGCTGAAACAAGGCCTGGATTTGCTGGGCATTGATGTGTTGGACGTAATGTAAAACCGCACCGCCCGATTGCGGACAACAGCCTCGCCATCCTCATCCGAATCTGAAAAAAGCGGCGCGATACACCGTATCCGCCGCCCCTCCCAAAATGCGAAACAGACAAACGCCAAGCAAGCAAGCAAGCAAGCAAGCAAGCAAGCAAGCAAGCAAAAAATTATAACCCCCTTCCTGCCGACACACGCACTTTCCGCGCGGCGCATTCCCCTTTTCCCGCCCCTCAAACCCGCCTTTTCTTCAGGCAGGGTTTCAGCCCGCCTCTTTTCCCTGTTTTCCTTTCCCCGACACGCGTGCGCGCCCCCTGCCGCACCGTGCCGCACTTTCGCGCCCGGACGGCATCGGTCTGTCATCCGGTTCTCTGTTTTACATACCCCTGTTTCAGAAAGAAATGCAGATGTTTCAACACACAGGACGACATATAAAGCACCGCCCTATGTGTTGCCCTGATTTGGAAGGGGTTGCGCCTCCCAAATAAAGTCTGATCCTGCCGCCCCGAAGGACAGATGTCCGAGTGGCGAAGTTTCAATCGAAAAGGAAATACGATGAATATTCACACCCTGCTCTCCAAACAATGGACGCTGCCGCCATTCCTGCCGAAACGGCTGCTGCTGTCCCTGCTGATACTGCTGGCCCCCAATGCGGTGTTTTGGGTTTTGGCACTGCTGACCGCCACCGCCCGCCCGATTGTCAATTTGGACTACCTTCCCGCCGCGCTGCTGATCGCCCTGCCTTGGCGTTTCGTCAAAATTACCGGCGTATTGGCGTTTTGGCTGGCGGTTTTGTTTGACGGGCTGATGATGGTGATCCAGCTCTTCCCTTTTATGGACCTCATCGGCGCCATCAACCTCGTCCCCTTCATCCTGACCGCCCCCGCCCCTTATCAGATAATGACCGGGCTGTTGCTGCTGTATATGCTGGCGATGCCGTTTGTGTTGCAGAAAGCCGCCGCCAAAACCGACTTCCGACACATTGCCGCCTGTGCCGCCGTCGTGGCGGCAGTCGGCTATTTCACCGGCCATTTGAGTTACTACGACCGGGGGCGGATGGCCAATATCTTCGGCGCAAACAACTTCTATTACGTCAAAAGTCAGGCGATGCTCTACACCGTCAGCCAGAATGCCGACTTTATTACCGCCGGCCTGGTCGATCCCGTCTTCCTCCCCTTGGGCAATCAACAGCGTGCCGCCACGCATCTGAACGAGCCGAAATCTCAAAAAATCCTCTTTATCGTCGCCGAATCTTGGGGGCTTCCGGCCAATCCCGAACTTCAAAACGCCACTTTTGCCAAACTGCTGGCGCAAAAAGACCGTTTTTCGGTTTGGGAAAGCGGCAGTTTTCCCTTTATCGGCGCGACGGTCGAAGGCGAAATGCGCGAACTGTGCGCCTACGGCGGTTTGCGCGGGTTCGCACTGCGCCGCGCGCCCGACGAAAAATTTGCCCGCTGCCTCCCCAACCGTTTGAAACAAGAAGGTTACGCCACCTTTGCGATGCACGGCGCGGGCAGTTCGCTTTACGACCGCTTCAGCTGGTATCCGAGGGCGGGCTTTCAAGAAATCAAAACCGCCGAAAACCTGATCGGTAAAAAAACCTGCGCCATTTTCGGCGGCGTGTGCGACAGCGAGCTGTTCGGCGAAGTGTCGGCATTTTTCAAAAAACACGACAAGGGACTGTTTTACTGGATGACGCTGACCAGCCACGCCGACTATCCCGAATCCGACATTTTCAACCACAGGCTCAAATGCACCGAATACGGCCTGCCCGCCGAAACCGACCTCTGCCGCAACTTCAGCCTGCACACCCAATTTTTCGACCAACTGGCGGATTTAATCCAACGCCCCGAAATGAAAGGCGTGGAAGTCATTATCGTCGGCGACCATCCGCCGCCCGTCGGTAACCTCAATGAAACCTTCCGCTACCTCAAACAGGGGCACGTCGCCTGGCTGCACTTCAAAATCAAATAACAACAATGCCGTCTGAACGCACAAACAGCCTTCAGACGGCATTTTGCAGACAGGCCGACCCCCTCAAGCCCACTTTTTTCATCGTCGCTTTGTAAGAATCCAAAAATCCAAAATCACAGGAAGTTATCAAAAAAACAGAAACCATCCACCGTCATTCCCGCGCAGGCGGGAATCCAAAGCCACGGGAATTTATCGGAAAAACCGAAACTTCTCCGCCGTCATTCCCGCGCAGGCGGGAATCTGGAAACCCAAAGCCACAGGAATTTATCGGGAAAACCGAAACTTCTCCGCCGTCGTTCCCGCGCAGGCGGGAATCTAGGTCTGTCGGTGCGGAAACTTATCGGATAAAACGGTTTCTTCAGATTTTACGTTCTGGATTCCCACTTTCGTGGGAATGACGGGATGTAGGTTCGTAGGAATGACGTGGTGCAGGTTTCCGTATGGATGGATTCGTCATTCCCGCGCAGGCGGGAATCCGGAACCGGAAACTGCAGAAATTTATCGGAAAAACCGAAACTCAAAAACAACGGAAACCGAACGGACAGGATTCCCGCCTGTGCGGGAATGACGGCTCATACATCACCCCAAAAAATTGAAACCAAACAGATGGGATTCCCTCTTGCGTGAGGCTGACAGATGCCGTCTGAAAGACTTTCAGACGGCATAGGGCGTTTTCTCTTTGAATGTAAATTTGCCACAAAAAAGCTGCCTCAAATGAATACCCGGGCAGCTTTTTGTTGATATGACTCCAATCAGCGGTGTTGCGGATTGTAACGTTTTTCCAAACGCAGGAATATCCAACCTAAGAAAGTCGTCATCAGAAGATAAATCAGGGCGACGGTATAAAGCGGTTCTTCATAAACCGAGTACCGGCCCGTAATCGTATTCTGAACATAGGCCAACTCCGCCACGGCAATCACCGACAACAGGGAACTATCTTTTAGCAATGTGATAAATTCGCTTGCCAAAGGCGGCAGCATACGGCGCAATGCCTGCGGCAGAATCACATAGCGCATCGCCTGCGGATAAGTCATACCCAAAGAACGCGCCGCCTCCATCTGCCCTTTGTCTATAGACTGGATGCCCGCGCGGAAAATCTCACAGATATACGCCCCCGAGTTGGCAACCAAAGCAAGCGAACCGGCAATCAGCGGCCCGTATCCGCGACGCAGCTCGACTGCCGCTTCCCCGCTGACCAAAATGCCGTCTGAAGGGTGGACAAAAAACGGAAACCACACATACGCCCAAATCACAATTTGAACAAACAGCGGCGTACCCCGGAACAGCGTAACGTACAGCAGCGAAACCTTACGCAACGCCCACGCCAGCACGCGCATCGGCACACCGGCTTTTTCCAAGTGAATCAGGCGCGCCAATGCCAAAAGCAACCCCAATACCGAACCGCCCGAGGTCGCCACGACCGTCAGCCCCAGTGTCGTCAGTGCGCCATAAAGGAACATCCAGCGGTATTCGTAAATAATGTCAAAACGAAAATCCATATAGTGTCCGTATCAAAAACCGGCGAAACTGCCGCCATTTCAAAATAATCCGCCATTTTACCGTAAAAACCGCCGCCTGAACTTTTTTATCGCGGCAGACGGCGGTTGCGCGTTTCCGCAAAAATGCCGGACGCGCGGTTTTCAGACGGCATTTGCCGTTCAAAGCCGTGCGGTGTCTTTACCAAATGCCCAACCATTCGCCCACGGCATCCGTCCAATCCTTATTGCCCCCGCCGCTCCTGCCTGCCCGGCGGTACGCCCACGGCGCTTGCGGATTTTTAGCTTTCCACAATCCTTTGCGTTCCCTTTCCGCCTGAATTTGAGCGTCGGCATAGTCGGCAAAATCCGCCTTATCCTGCTGTTCTTTAGCATAACTTTTATAATGCCACGCCGCCCCATCCTGCACCTGCATCAGGTTCAAATCGGTTTTGCCGACAAAAACCTGCGCCACTTCGCGCTGATAGCGGTCGGTATCGAACACGCGCACGCTGACTTTCCTGCCTTCCGCCGCCGCGCGCAGGTTGTCGCGCGAACGCGTGCCGTAAGCCTGCTTCATCTCCGGCGCATCGATATACGCCATACGGATTTTGTGTTTTGCGCCGTCGCCGTCGATGACGTGCAGGGTGTCGCCGTCATAGACTTTGGACACCGTGCCTGTGTAGCTGTGGCCGGATTTCGCCGATACTCGGCGGCGGGCGGGCGCGTCGGAACCCACGTCCCCTGCCGTGCCGAGTACGTCGAGTACGGCAACCGCCGTCCGCACCGCCTCGCTGCCGTACCCCGTATAACCCAACGCACCCAAAAGCGACAGGGCGACGGGAAGCCATTTCATAATTTTTTTAATCTGCATATTTTTCAAATGCCGATGCCGTCTGAACATATCGGAACCGGATTTCAGACGGCATCTTAACGTCAGGATTACCCTTGGCAGGGATAGATGACTTTCGCGCCCTCTTCCGTACCTAAAATCAACACGTCGGCGGCATCTCGGGCG includes:
- the pncB gene encoding nicotinate phosphoribosyltransferase, translating into MTGIIHSLLDTDLYKFTMLQVVLHQFPQTHSLYEFRCRNASTPYPLADIREDLEAELDALCRLRFTHDELDYLRSLRFIKSDFVDYLELFQLQRRFVEVGTDDKGRLNIRIEGPMIQAMFFEIFILAIVNELYFRRLETPAVIEEGERRLQAKAARLKEIAAAQNPDEPPFLISDFGTRRRYKLAWQEHVIRTLLEAAPGIVRGTSNVYLAKKLGITPIGTMAHEFLQAFQALDVRLRNFQKAALESWVHEYRGDLGVALTDVVGMDAFLRDFDLYFAKLFDGLRHDSGDPYVWGDKAYAHYQKLKIDSRTKMLTFSDGLDIERSWALHQYFKDRFKTGFGIGTNLTNDMGHTPLNIVLKLVECNGQSVAKLSDSPGKTMTNNSTFLAYLRQVFDVPEPETP
- a CDS encoding sulfatase-like hydrolase/transferase, with the protein product MNIHTLLSKQWTLPPFLPKRLLLSLLILLAPNAVFWVLALLTATARPIVNLDYLPAALLIALPWRFVKITGVLAFWLAVLFDGLMMVIQLFPFMDLIGAINLVPFILTAPAPYQIMTGLLLLYMLAMPFVLQKAAAKTDFRHIAACAAVVAAVGYFTGHLSYYDRGRMANIFGANNFYYVKSQAMLYTVSQNADFITAGLVDPVFLPLGNQQRAATHLNEPKSQKILFIVAESWGLPANPELQNATFAKLLAQKDRFSVWESGSFPFIGATVEGEMRELCAYGGLRGFALRRAPDEKFARCLPNRLKQEGYATFAMHGAGSSLYDRFSWYPRAGFQEIKTAENLIGKKTCAIFGGVCDSELFGEVSAFFKKHDKGLFYWMTLTSHADYPESDIFNHRLKCTEYGLPAETDLCRNFSLHTQFFDQLADLIQRPEMKGVEVIIVGDHPPPVGNLNETFRYLKQGHVAWLHFKIK
- a CDS encoding amino acid ABC transporter permease; the encoded protein is MDFRFDIIYEYRWMFLYGALTTLGLTVVATSGGSVLGLLLALARLIHLEKAGVPMRVLAWALRKVSLLYVTLFRGTPLFVQIVIWAYVWFPFFVHPSDGILVSGEAAVELRRGYGPLIAGSLALVANSGAYICEIFRAGIQSIDKGQMEAARSLGMTYPQAMRYVILPQALRRMLPPLASEFITLLKDSSLLSVIAVAELAYVQNTITGRYSVYEEPLYTVALIYLLMTTFLGWIFLRLEKRYNPQHR
- a CDS encoding thermonuclease family protein; the protein is MQIKKIMKWLPVALSLLGALGYTGYGSEAVRTAVAVLDVLGTAGDVGSDAPARRRVSAKSGHSYTGTVSKVYDGDTLHVIDGDGAKHKIRMAYIDAPEMKQAYGTRSRDNLRAAAEGRKVSVRVFDTDRYQREVAQVFVGKTDLNLMQVQDGAAWHYKSYAKEQQDKADFADYADAQIQAERERKGLWKAKNPQAPWAYRRAGRSGGGNKDWTDAVGEWLGIW
- a CDS encoding universal stress protein; this encodes MYKHLVVAVDGSETSINALKHAAELAGVNNARLTLVHVANPAEYMALAPEFLQHESYEAAAVAQGNEVLDNAERIARELGVGNTVKHLLVANKGAREMAQDLVDYADENGADLLVLGTHGRTGLMHLLMGSFAETVMRQSHLPLLIIRSKAEEA
- a CDS encoding tRNA threonylcarbamoyladenosine dehydratase, translating into MTGTGLNLSRRFGGIARLYGDEALSHFADAHVCVVGVGGVGSWAVEALARTGIGRLTLIDLDNVAESNVNRQLHALTGDFGKAKVTALRERITQINPQCEVFEIEDFVTEDNLPEYFGKGFDFVIDAIDQVRVKAAMAAYFVENRQPFIVSGGAGGQKNPALIQTADLSRVTHDPLLANLRYTLRKRYGFSRDTKAKMRVPCVFSTENITPPQSGAACSADAAPQGLSCAGYGASMLVTASFGLYCAQAAVEHIAGKK
- a CDS encoding segregation and condensation protein A encodes the protein MPPIPAPSAPSEHTVAWVFGQPVTDLPRDLFIPPDALKVVLGSFQGPLDLLLYLIRKQNIDVLDIPMVEITGQYLHYIAQMEAYQFDLAAEYLLMAAVLIEIKSRLLLPRPEETEENEADPRAELVRRLLAYEQMKLAAQGLDALPRAGRDFAWAYLPLEIAAEVRLPEVYITDLTQAWLSILSRAKHTRSHEVIQETLSVRAQMAAILRRLNGHGICGFHDLFKPGQGAAYVVVNFIALLELAKEGLVRIVQEDGFGEIRISPNHQETPSDGIFGTQGGRDVF
- the argS gene encoding arginine--tRNA ligase, with protein sequence MNLHQTVEREAAAAFAAAGISGSPVVLQPTKNAEHGDFQINGVMGAAKKAKQNPRELAQKVAEALADNAVIESAEVAGPGFINLRLRPEFLAQNIQTALNDARFGVAKTDKPKTVVIDYSSPNLAKEMHVGHLRSSIIGDSISRVLAFMGNTVVRQNHVGDWGTQFGMLVAYLVEQQKDNAAFELADLEQFYRAAKVRFDEDPAFADTAREYVVKLQGGDETVLALWKQFVDISLSHAQAVYDTLGLKLRPEDVAGESKYNDDLQAVVDDLVQKGLAVEDDGAKVVFLDEFKNKEGEPAAFIVQKQGGGFLYASTDLACLRYRIGRLKADRLLYVVDHRQALHFEQLFTTSRKAGYLPEDAKAEFIGFGTMMGKDGKPFKTRSGDTVKLVDLLTEAVERATALVKEKNPELGADEAAKIGKTVGIGAVKYADLSKNRTSDYVFDWDAMLSFEGNTAPYLQYAYTRVQSVFRKAGEWDATAPTVLTEPLEKQLAAELLKFEDVLQSVADTAYPHYLAAYLYQIATLFSRFYEACPILKAESASRNSRLQLAKLTGDTLKQGLDLLGIDVLDVM